In Electrophorus electricus isolate fEleEle1 chromosome 6, fEleEle1.pri, whole genome shotgun sequence, a single genomic region encodes these proteins:
- the smad7 gene encoding mothers against decapentaplegic homolog 7: protein MFRTKRSGLVRRLWRSRAPVEGDGEADPGTHGSGGCCMAKTPKAGRSNPGTEAELKALTHSILKKIKEKHLEVLLQAVESKGGARSPCLLLPSKVDTKVGQPCYPLPLLLFKVFRWPDLRHSSELKRLPCCESYGKMNPELVCCNPHHMSRLCELESPPPPYSRYPMDFLKPPDSPDSVSPSTETGGLTHSAPVGFSDSQALQESGERAHWCMLAYWEEKIRVGRLYSVREPSLDIFYDLPQGTGFCLGQLSSGNRSQLVQMVRAKIGYGIQLSREADGVWVYNRSCYPIFIKSATLDDPASRTLLVHKVFPGFSIKAFDFEKASSLQRPNDHEFSQQPCTSFTVQISFVKGWGQCYTRQFISSCPCWLEVIFNNR, encoded by the exons ATGTTCAGGACCAAACGATCGGGGCTCGTCCGACGACTCTGGAGGAGCCGTGCGCCCGTCGAGGGCGACGGGGAGGCGGATCCGGGAACGCATGGATCCGGGGGCTGCTGTATGGCTAAAACGCCCAAGGCTGGCCGGTCTAACCCCGGGACGGAGGCTGAACTGAAAGCACTGACCCACTcgatactgaaaaaaataaaagagaaacatttggaGGTGCTTTTGCAGGCGGTGGAGTCGAAAGGTGGCGCGCGGAGCCCCTGTCTTCTCCTCCCGAGCAAAGTGGACACCAAAGTGGGTCAGCCGTGTTaccctctccctctgctgctCTTTAAAGTGTTCCGCTGGCCGGACCTCCGCCACTCCTCGGAGTTAAAGAGGCTACCTTGCTGTGAATCGTATGGGAAAATGAATCCAGAGCTAGTTTGCTGCAACCCGCACCACATGAGCAGGCTGTGCGAACTAG AATCCCCTCCTCCTCCGTACTCACGCTATCCGATGGACTTTCTTAAACCACCCG attCTCCAGACTCTGTGTCTCCTTCCACTGAAACTGGGGGACTGACCCATTCAGCCCCTGTGGGGTTCTCAG attcCCAAGCTCTTCAGGAGTCTGGGGAGCGGGCACACTGGTGCATGCTGGCGTACTGGGAGGAGAAGATCCGCGTGGGCCGCCTCTACTCCGTCCGGGAGCCGTCCCTGGACATCTTCTACGACCTACCTCAGGGCACAGGCTTCTGCCTGGGCCAGCTCTCCTCTGGCAACCGCAGCCAGCTCGTGCAGATGGTCCGGGCCAAGATCGGCTACGGCATCCAGTTGAGCCGCGAGGCGGACGGCGTGTGGGTGTACAACCGCAGCTGCTACCCCATCTTCATCAAGTCGGCCACGCTGGACGACCCGGCGTCGCGCACGCTGCTTGTGCACAAAGTGTTCCCGGGCTTCTCCATCAAGGCGTTCGACTTCGAGAAGGCCAGTAGTTTGCAGAGGCCCAACGACCACGAGTTCAGCCAGCAGCCATGCACGAGCTTCACAGTGCAGATCAGCTTCGTCAAGGGCTGGGGTCAGTGCTACACCAGACAGTTCATCAGCAGCTGCCCCTGCTGGCTTGAGGTTATATTCAATAATCGATAG